CTCGTCGGCGTCGCGATCGCCGTCGCGCTCGTTCCGCCCGCAGCCACCGCCGGCCTCGGGATCGCCTGGGGAGATCCGACGGTCGTTCTCACCGCGGGCACGCTCGTCCTCGTTAATATGCTCTCGATCAATCTCACCGCGTTGCTCCTGTTATGGCTGTCCGGCTATCGGCCGGAACGAACGGAGACCGTCGAACGCGTTTACGGTCGGCTCCGCTCGCGCGTCGCGGTGCTCCTCGTCGCGATTATCGTCCTTTCAGTCGTTCTCGGCGGCGTCACCTACGGCACGTACCGCACTGCCGCGGTCGAACACGACGTCACAACCGAACTCGAGACGATGAGCGAGGCGGAACTCGCGGCCGGCTCCGAACTGCAGTTCCGGGAGACCGCGATCGACTACGAACTCATCGACGTCTACACCGGTGGACAGCCGATAGTCACCGTTCACGTCGACCGACCACCCGGTGAGGGGCTCCCGGACGACTTCGCCGACGACGTGCGCGAACGCCTCGAGTCGGCGGCCGGCATCGATCTCGAGGTGATCGTCGAACTGGCGACGACCCTCCGGAGCGGTTGAATCTGGCGAGCCGTTACTCCCGCTTTCCGAACGTCCGCGGCGAGCCCTTGGTCGGCGCGGCCCAGTCGACCGCGTTGCGAAGTACCCGCCGAATCGCCTCGTTCTCGTAGATCGGATACGTTTCGTGGCCTGGTCGGAAGTAGAAGATTCGACCCTTTCCACGCCGGTAACAGCAGCCACTGCGGAACACCTCACCGCCCTCGAACCAACTGACGAACACCTGGCGATCGGGTTCGGGCACGTCGAACGGCTCGCCGTACATCTCCGTCTCGGGGAGTTCGATGGATTCGTCAAGCCCATCGGCGATCGGGTGGCCGGGATCGACGACCCAGAGTCGTTCGGTCTCGCCGTCTTCACGATACTGGAGGCTACAGGACGTCCCCATGAGCCGCTTGAATATCTTCGCATAGTGACTCGAGTGAAGCGGAATCAGTCCCATTCCCTCGAGGACGTGCTCGCGAACTCGGTCGACGACCTCGTCTCGCACCTCGTCGTGGGCCTCGTGGCCCACCACAGCAGGACGTCCGTCGACGCGAGGACGTCCTCAGTGAGTCCGTGCTCCGGCTCCTCGAGCGTCGCGGTCCGGACCGCGTGGTCATCGTTGAGCGCGTCAGCGAGGGTCTCGTGGATGCCGTCCGGGTAGACGGCCGCGACCGCATCGTCCTCGCGTTCGTGGCGGAACTCGTTCCAGATCGTGACGTCGACCATAGCGGATTCCTCCTCCCTCCGTCGTCTTATACTGTCGGCCGGAACGGGCTGATTCATTGCGATCGGTCCGACCGATCAGTCACTGGCCTTCGGTCAGCGGTATCGCTCGAGCAATTCGGTGAGGAACCTGCGTCAGTCGAATACTAGATTTTATCGATATACTCGAACCACGCCGTGGTAACAGTACTGTAATACGTGAAATACAGATTGATCGAACAGATTAATCGGTCACAACCCTTATTTTGATCGCCGACTGCCTCTTTCTATGGAACGGAACCGGACGCGAACGACAGCGAAATGGCTTGTTTCTCAGTTTACTGCCATTGCTACTGTAACGAAATCGAGTATTTGGACATGATTGGCGACGGTATCGGGGTCGGAATTGTCGGCCTCGGCGGGATGGGTAATCTCCACGCGAAGAGCGTGCGAGCACAGGGTGCCGACATCGTCGCCGGCGTGGACCTCGTCCCCAAGAAACGCGATCAGTTCGCCGACGAGTTCGGCGCACAGACCTACGAGACCCACGAGGAACTCGTCGAAGACGACACGGTCGACGCCGTCATCGTGACGACGCCCAACCGATTTCACGAACCGATCGCCGTCGCAGCGCTCGAGGCGGGCCTGGATGTCCTCGTCGAAAAGCCCCTCGCACACACTCTCGAGAGTGCAGAACGGGTCGCCGAGGCGGCAACTCGTTCCGAGGGAATCTGTATGGTCGGCTTTCATAACCGTCACGCTGCGTCGATGGCCATGTTCGACGAACAACACGCGCGCGGTCGTTTTGGCGACTTGACCCATATCGAGACCAACTACGTCCGCCGACGCGGGGTCCCCGGTCCCGGCTCGTGGTTCACCGATCCCGAACTCGCAGGCGGCGGTGCCCTGTTGGATATCGGCGTTCACGCGCTCGATCTCGCACTGTATGCGCTCGACTTCCCCGAAATCGTCGAAGTAAGCGGCGTCACCCGGACGACGTTCGGCACCAGCGAGGACTACGCCGACCCTGAGGGCTTCGGCGACAACTGGGACGCTGAGGCCGAAACCTATGAGGTCGATGACTCTGTCAGCGCCTTCATCCGCACTGCTGACGGCCAGACGATCTCGCTCGAGGCCGCGTGGGCGACCAACCGCGAGGAGAGCATGGACTTCCGCGTGCGCGGCACGCAGTCCGGTGCCCAATTCGATATCGGCGACACCGATCTGCAGATTCTCGAGGCCGGAACCGCCGGCTGTGACCACTACGCCGACATCGACATGACCGGTGACTCGTCCGTGACCGGCTATGGGGAACAGGACGAACAGTTCCTCGAGGCGATCGCGACGGCTGGCGACCCGGAGACGAACACGGTCGAGGAGGCCCTGACCGTCCAGCGCGTGATCGACGCGATCTACCGCTCGAGCGAGTCTGGTCGCGCGACCCAACTCGCAGAGCCCCAGCTCGAGGCGACGACGAGACTCCCGTAGCATGGCTCCGTAGCAGGCCGTCGTCTCACCGATCGACTCTCAGACGAGTTCTCGAAACGAGAACGCCGTTCGTCCAAGCGGACCTTCTGTTTTGCGCTACCTCTCTCGAGGGACGACCGATTTGAGCGCTCACTCGATCCAATCGACTCGAGTTTCGGGCGAGAATCGACCCGTGAAACCGCAAAGATCCCTCGATACGGCGTTTACTGCATGGTGGGGCAGTCAGACCTCGCGGTTGCTATGCGAACGTCCATCAAAGATTTTAATACACTATATATCACAATCGTTCGACTAGGAGCCTTAACTATGAACCGAAGAAATATTGATAAGAACGGGAAATCGCGCCGCGCAGTGTTGCAGGCGACGGGCGCAATCGGTGTGGCTGCAGTCGCCGGCTGTCTCGGTGGGGGAGGCGATGCGGAAAGTCTCGATGACCTTCTCGAAGAGGAGCCGGACGAGTTCGAACCGCTCGAGATCGGCCACTGGTGGACCGCGGGTGGCGAAGAGAAGGCCTTCAACGCCCTCATCGAGGGATTCAGCGAGGAGTATTCCGATATCGAGGTCAATCCGTCGCCGTCGCCCGGTGGTGCCGGCAGTGCACTGGAGACGGACGTTCGTAACCGAGTCGTCGACCAGGACCCGCCGAGTACGTTCCAGGTCTGGCCCGGTCAGTCGTTGACCCTCTACACCGATGACGATCTGCTCTATGACATCGAGGGCCACGTGTGGAACGACGATATGCGAGAGGCGTATCTCGACGGCCCGATCGAGGCCGCACAACCGAGTGGGGATTTCGTCGCCGTCCCGATCAACATTCATCGATTGAACAATCTGTTCTACAACGTCAACGTCATCGAGGACATCGGTGTCGACCCGGACTCTATCGAGAGTCCGAGCGACCTGCTCGACGCGATGGCGGCCGCCGACGACGCGGGCTACGTGGGCATGGCCCAACAGACCCAATCGGCGTGGTCGACGCTCCAGTTGTGGGCACAGGTCCTGCTCGGCGAACACGGTGTGGATGTCTACCGGTCGTTCATCGACGGCAACGTCGAGGAGAACGAGGACGCAATCCGTGACTCCCTCCAGATCGTCATCGACTACACCGACTACTTCAACGACGACGCGAGTTCTCTGGACGCTTGGGACGAAGCCAGCGCATACATCAACCGAGGCGAAGCCGCCTTCTTCCACCAGGGCGACTGGGCCGCCGGGGAGTACGAGGCCGATGAGAACATCGAGTACGGCGAAGACTGGGATCTCGCCGCGTATCCCGGCACCGCAGGGATGTACGCACTGGTCATGGACTCGTTCGTCTTCCCGAAACACAGCCCGTCGCCGAACGCGACGGTTCGATTCCTGCGATACTGTGGTACCACTGACGCTCAGGAGCGGTTCAACCCCCCCAAGGGGTCGATTCCGCCGCGAACTGACGTCTCTGACGAGGCGTTCACGCCGTTCTTGCAGGACCAGATGGCGGACTTTCAGGAGTCGGACGACCAGCCGCCATCGATTGCCCACGGCCTGGCGGTGTCACCGTCGGTCCAGACGGAGATCGAGGGCGCGTTCGCCAACTTCATCGACAACTGGGATGTCGACGAAACGTACGGCGACCTCGTTAGCAGCTTCGAGTAAGGTACGTCGCCTCCATCAGACACATGGATTCATTACGCAATTCGTTTCGACGACTTAACCCGCTGACCAGGGCCGAGAGTGACCGGTCAGCCACCGAGGGGACGGCCGAAAGTCGCACGATACTCGATAGCGACTTCGTACAGTCGATGCCGTTCTGGCTGCCACCGACGTTGATGGTGTTGCTGTTCGTCTACGGGGCGATCGGCTGGAACGTCGTGATCTCGTTTACCGGCTGGTCTGGACTGGGCCAACCAGAGTACGCGAACTTCACGCTGGAGATGTACCGCCAACTGCCGGCGGACCAGAACTTCCGAAAGTCGTTCATTAATACGGTCGTCCTCCTCGTTTCGTTTACCGGCGTTTCGTTAGTTGTCGGGCTGGGGCTCGCCGTGCTCGTCGACCGCAAGATCCGGTTCGAGAACGCGTTCCGGACGATCTATCTGCTCCCAATGGCGCTCTCGTTCGTCGTCACCGCGATCTTCTGGTCGTGGATGTATCGGTCGGGCGAGGACGCTGGCCTGGTCAACACGACGCTGCAAGCCGTCGGGCTAGACGCGTTGGCACAGGATTGGCTCGGGGATCCGCGGTTCAAACTCGCCGCGGTCATCTTCGCGCTCGTCTGGCAGTTCAGTGGCTACTGTATGATCGTCTATCTCGCGGGCTTGCGCTCGATTCCCGACGATCACTACGAGGCGGCCCGGATCGACGGTGCCTCCACCCTGACACTGTACCGGCGCGTGATTATCCCGCAGCTCCGCTCGTCAACCATCGGCGCGGTCGTCGTCCTGATGGTGTTCGCCCTCAAGGCGTTCGACTTCATTTACGTGATGTTCGGGACCAACCCTGGTCGGTCGGTCGACATCCTCGCGGTGACGATGTACCGCGAGGCGTTCGCCAAGACGCAGTGGGCGTACGGCGCGGCGATCGCCGTCGTCTTGTTCCTGCTGGCGCTGTCGATCATCGGACCGTACGCGTACACGCAGTACAAACGAGGTGCACTCTAATGCCGACACGCGACCACGAACACACGAACCGAACCGCGAGACGAACCGCACGGAGGACGGACCGATGACGACCAGCACCGACGAACCGAGCGGTCTCGCAGCTACCGTGGACGATATCGACCTCAGCCGGGTCGCCTTGTACGTGAGCCTGCTCGCGCTCGTCACTGCATACCTTTCTCCGCTGTACAGCGGGCTGACGACGTCGTTCAAGACAGTCGGGGCCTTCCGAGACACGTCGCCGCTCATCCCACCACTCGGGGGAGTAACATTGGATCCCTGGATGACCGCGGCCGGCGAGCTGGCACCCGCGATGGTCAACAGCTTCGCGCTGACGATCCCCGGCGCGCTGCTGTCGGCGACGTTCGGCAGTCTCGCGGCCTACGGCCTGACGAAGGTCAACTGGCGGGGACAGGCCTTCCTGCTCGCCCTGTTTCTCGCAGCGGTCTTCATTCCGTATCAGGCCGTTCTCGTCCCGCTGCGACAGTTCTGGTCGATCGTCGGGCTCTCGCAACTTCACGAGCGCGGCGAACTGGTCGAACTGATCATCACCCACATCGCCTACGGGATCCCGATCTGTACGATCCTGTTTCGATCGTACTACCAGACGCTGGATGACGAACTCATCGAGGCGGCTCGCCTCGACGGGGCGAGCGTCGCGGGAATTTACCGAAAGATTGTGTTGCCGCTGTCGATCCCGATGTTCGCCGTGACGCTGATCTACCAGTTCACGCAGATCTGGAACGACTTCCTGTTCGCGTTAGTCCTGCTGACCTCGCAATCGAACTTCGTCGTGACACTCCAGTTGAACGCGCTGTCGGGATCGATGACCTCGCAGTACAACGTTCAGATGGCGGGTGCGTTCATCGCCGCGTTGCCAACGATACTGGTGTACGTCTTCTTCGGAGAACAGTTCGCCAAGGGACAGACGATGTGAGATGGGTAGTAATGAAATGAGACACCGAGAATCGACGGCTGAACACGACAACACACCGAGACACAATGGCTGATCTACAGCTCGACAACGTAAGCAAAGTATTCGCAGACAGCGGCAACGAGATCGTTGCCGTCAACGACGTATCGCTCGAAATCGACGACGGGGAGTTTCTGGTCCTCGTCGGCCCCTCCGGCTGCGGGAAATCGACAACGCTCCGGATGGTCGCGGGCCTGGAAACCGTCTCCGACGGTGCCATCCAGCTCGGCGACTCCGTTATCAACGATCGACAGCCGAAAGACCGGGACATCGCGATGGTGTTCCAGTCGTATGCGCTGTATCCACACATGACGGTCCGCGAGAACATGTCGTTCGGGCTCCAGGAGTCGACCCCGATGCCCGACAGCGAAATCACTGATACAGTGGAAACTGCCGCCGAAATGCTGGGAATTGACGAGCTACTGGACCGGAAGCCCGGCGAACTCTCGGGCGGCCAGCAACAGCGGGTCGCACTCGGTCGCGCGATCGTCCGCGACCCGGAGGTGTTCCTGCTCGACGAGCCCCTGTCGAACCTCGACGCCAAACTCCGATCGCAGATGCGGACGGAACTCCAGCGATTGCAAGAGGATCTCGACGTAACGACGATCTACGTCACCCACGATCAGACTGAAGCGATGACGATGGCCGACAAGATCGCCATCCTCAACGACGGCCAGCTTCAGCAAGTCGGGACGCCACTCGAGTGTTACCACGAGCCGGCGAACCGCTTCGTCGCCGGATTCATCGGCGAGCCGTCGATGAACTTCTTCGACGTGAACCGCGATGGCGACCAACTGGTTCACGACGACTTCGCCTACGAGCTCTCACCGGACGTCGAGAGCCGCCTCGATGGTCACGACGAGCTCGTCCTCGGAGTTCGCCCCGAAGACATCGAGGTCCGGTCGGCGGCCGACGACGCCCACAGCTACGAGATGTTCGTCGACGTCGTCGAACCCATGGGGAACGAGAACAACGTCTATCTCACGTTCGACGACGGGGGCACGGAGTCGTTCGTCGCGACGATCGACGGCATGCAACACGTCGAGGAAGGCCAGTCCGTCATCGCTCACGTCCCCGAAGACTCGATTCACGTCTTCGATCGACACACCGGCCAAGCACTCAGGAACAGAACGCTGAATACCAGAACACTGCCCGAACCGCAGATATAGCCTCGAGCGATTCGTTCGGTCCGGGCTCGACTCGTTTTCTTGCGACCGCGGTAGGAGTAGCGTCTCCTCGAGTCGCACCGATCGTTACCGATCGAGATCGGCCGTCGCCGTTTGATAGCCGCGTGCTATGAGGCGTGCCGCAACGACGTGTGCGTAAAACGTAACGAAGGCCGCGACGACGCCGAACGCCGTCGCGCTCGAGAGTGCAGTAAGCAGGAACGCCCAGCCCGGGACGACGAGCAATAGGGCGAACACCCAAGCGGTGAAGTAGCCGACGTGTGTGAGCACCGGGCGCTGTCCGCGGGGGTCGATCGCCTTGCGGAGGCGGCGACCGTTGGCGAGACGGCCGATCCCTGCGGGATAGACGTAGCCGAACGCGAGGGCGAGCACGAGAGTCGCCGTCGAAGCGCCGAAAAACAACAGCGTTCCCATGAACCCGGCCGACGTCGGGTCGATCGGTGCTCGAGTCAGCCCGACGAGCGTTACGAGAACGATAGCCGCTGAAACCGAGATATAGGCCGCCGAGAGTACCAGTAGCTCGAGGCCATCGCGACACAGCCCGCGGAGCGGTCGGAATCCCGGTGGCACGTCGTCGCCCGTAAGAGTCGAATCGAACACCCGGAGCAGGTATCCCAGTAGTACGATCACTGCCATCACCGCCGGAGCGACAAACAGTGGCGCGAAGAGCGTCGACGTGGCGGCCACGGTCATCTGGAACGCGATCGATACCGAGATACCGAGGAGTCCGCCGATAGCGAACAGATCCAACGACCGCTCGCCCCGGAACGGATATCGCAGTCCCTCCTCTAGCAGTACTCCCATTATCGGCACGTATGGTCCCCGTCTAATAAGTGACTGCGATTCGAAAGACTGCGGTCGGTGACCCAACTGCTGGCTCACCGTCATCGTATCGCCCGGGGCCGAAAACAGCGATTGACCGGATTACAGGACGTCGTCGAAGTCGTGGTGGCCGTGGATGTCGACGCCCTCGTCGGTGATTTCCGCGAGGAAGACGCCGTTCCCGGAGCCGGTGTCGCGCTCGACCGCGGACTTGATGCCGCGGGCGGCGACGGTCTTCGCTTCCTCGGTGGACATGTCCGGTTCGTAGGCCTGCTCTAAGTGACCGTAGGCGAGTTGCATCCCGCTGCCGGTGACGGTGTAGTCGTCTTCCATGACGCCGCCGGCGGGGTCGATACTGTAGACGTGACTGCCTTCGTCGTCGACGCCGCCCAGGATCGGGTGGATGGCGAAGAACGGACCGCCGCGGGCGAAGTTCCCCGCGAGCGTCGCCAGCGCGTCGATGCTCATCTGTTCCCCGCGTCGAGCCTCGTAGAGGTTGACCTCGGCGCGAAGCGTCGAGATGAACGACTGGGCACCGCCGACGCTGCCGACGAGCGTGAGTGCGGCGGTCGGGTGGATCTGTTCGACCTTCTGAACGTTTTTGTTCGAGACGAACCGCCCGCCGAGGCTGGCGCGCATGTCCGTCGCGATGACGACGCCGTCGGCGGTGGAGATGCCAATCGTCGTCGTCCCGGTCTTATTGACGTTGTCCAGATCGGCCTGCGTCAGGTCGTTCTGGGGCATCGATCCGACCTCCGGCTCGTAGGGGTTCGGATCGTCGGCCAACTGGTCGACCGTCCGAGAGAAGTCGGAGTCGTGGGTGGGCGTACGCATTGATCGAACTCTACGGCCGGGACGGTATAAAACACCGGCGGTCACCACTGTGGTTTCCGCTTCCATCGGCTGCGAGAACGGGCGGCTCGAGCGGCGAATCGGGCCGCGATTCCGTGTCCTGCGGCTCGGTGATCGGTGGGCAGGAAAACCAGTCAGCGTCGGTCAGTCGATCAGTGCTGTGCGGCTTCGTAGGCCTCCTCGACGTTCTCGAGGACGCGGTGGACCGGCAGGGTGAGTCCGGCCTGGCGGGCGGCGATTGCAATCGGCATCGCGACGATGCCGATCATAATGCACAGTTGGTACAGTGCGAATAGGGTCGCGTGGTACGCGCGGGATATCATCAGCGTTCATCGATGCCCAGACGGAGGGTGTATATAAGCTTTCTTGAAAACTGGTATTTATAATGATCGTTACTGCTCTATCGGGTCGACGCCTGCTTGCGATTAAACTGCGCTTGCTGCAGGGACAACTCGAGGTGCACTCAAGTTGATGTACGGGTATGTCGGTGGCAATTGATCAGGGGATTTCTCATACGTTATGAGAATCATCCGATTCGCGTGCGCACTGCTACATCGGTGGTGCGGTGCGAGCGAGTGACGACACGGACGAACCGCAAAGCAGGAAACCCCCCGGACCGACCAGACCATATGGGAAATTATCTCGTCGCGATGGAAGCAGCATGGCTCGTTCGTGACGTCGATGCGATCGACGACGCGATCGGCGTCGCCGTCAGCGAAGCCGGGAAGCGACTCAACAGCGAAGATATGGACTACGTCGAGGTCGAGGTCGGCGCGACGGGCTGTCCGGCCTGTGGCGAACCGTTCGACTCGGCCTTTATCGCGGCCGACACAGCGCTTGTCGGCCTCGCACTCGAGATGGAGGTCTTCAACGCCGACAGCGAGGAACACGCCTCGCGAATCGCGAAGAGCGAAATCGGTGGGGCACTGCGCGACGTGCCGCTGTCGGTCGTCGACATGGTCGAGACCGACGCGGACGACGAATAGCGACGACCGAGACAGACCGCCGCACTGTCGACTTCGTTCTCCGTTTCGTCCGGACCACTGGAATAACTCGAGCGGTAGTTCTCGAGTGACGACATCCTTGAGCAGCGGACGAGATGAGCCGATTAGTTCCCGATCTGTCAGTCGGACCGAAACCAACCCAAAGTACTTTCTATAACCCGCAGTTATTGGCTCGTATGGAACTCCCGACGCCCGCGGATCTCCGACAGCGCCGTACCGAACTCGGGCTTACCCAGAGCGAACTGGCGGACACGGCCGACGTCTCTCAGCCGCTGATCGCACGGATCGAAGGCGGCGACGTGGACCCGCGCCTGTCAACGCTCCGACGGATTGTCAACGCCTTGGAAAAGGCCGAGAGCGACGTCATTCGCGCGGCGGATCTGATGAACGAGGCCGTCGTCAGCGTCGCGCCCGATGACCCCGTCAGCGAGGCTGCCCAGCAGATGGAGGAGGAGGCCTACTCGCAGTTGGCGGTCATTCAGGATGGCATTCCGGTCGGCTCGATCAGTCAGAGCGACCTCGTCCACCTCGATTCCGAGGACCGGGATGAGCCTATCGAGGAGCACATGAGCGAGAGCTTCCCGACTGTCTCGAAGGACGCAACCCTGGATGAAATCAGTAACCTGCTCGAGCACTACAAGGCCGTGATGATCACCGAAGCCGGCGAAACCGTCGGGATCATCACCGAGGCCGACATCGCCGCGCGACTCTCCTGAAGCGGCGGGGGCGTTCCGATTCGGTTCCGGTCCTGCTTGAGACGGCACCGCTCGCGCCTCGATCATTGGATTGTATCAATCAGTAATATTAGCGTTGGGTCCGTACATTCGGTCACCCATGGCAACCAGCGATCGGCTCCTCAAGGCGGGTACGGACATCTGGAACGCACAGAAGAGCCACCCCTTCGTAACGGAACTTGCGGACGGAACGCTCGACGAAGACGCCTTCCTGACCTGGGTGCGTCAGGATTATCGATACCTGCTCGACTACGCGCGCGTGTTCGCGATTGCGGGGTCGAAGGCCGGGGACGAGGAAACAATGACCCGGCTGTTCGGCATCGCCCACACCACTCTCGACGTAGAGATGGACCTCCACCGCGCGTTCGCCGCCGATTATGGGCTCTCTCGGCAGGACCTCGAGTCGGTCGACAAAGTGCCGACCTGCGTCGCCTACACCAACTTCCTGTTGCGGACCGCCTACGAGGGGACGCTCCCGGAGATCGCGGCCGCGATCTACCCCTGCGGACAGGGCTATCTCGATATTGCCGACCACATGGCTGAACTGGCACCCACAGCGGACCACCGATACACGCCCTTCATCGAGAAGTACACGAGCGACGAGTTCCGCGAGGTCGTCGATTGGATGCAGACGTTCGTTGATCGGTGCGGAGAACGCCATCCCGAGCAGTACGCGGCGATGGAGGAGGCCTTCCTCACGAGCGCTCGCCTCGAGTACCGGTTCTGGGAAATGGCCTACCGACAGGAGGAGTGGGGAATCTCGGCGTCGACAGAGTAGGCGGCTCCCGGTCGATCTCCGACCTGACCGCCTGCGCGGGATACCGCGAACCGGAGTGGGGACGCGTCACTCCACGTCGGGACGCGGCGCGTTTTCGTACTTGATCATCTTCTCGGGTTTATCGGAAATAGTCTCGTAGATCCGCTGGAGGGTTTCTTCGGCCGCGAGCAGGTTGTGACTCTCGAGAAACTCGCGTCCTTCGTCGGTCAATCGGTAGAACTTCCAGGGATAGCCCTGCTGGCGCTCATCCGCCGGCAGTGCGACTGCCTCGACGATTCCGGCGTCGATCAGCTTCTGGATGTGTTTGTAGACCGTCGCGTCGCTCACGCTGGGGTTGAGCCGCTCGAGTTCGTACATCGACGGTAGCCCCTCGGGGTGTTGGAGGATATTGGAAATCAGTGCGAACCGCGTTTCCTGCGTCACGAAGCGGACGAGTTCGCGGGCGGTCGCCCCCCCGGGAGTCCCCACGTCAGTGCTCATACGGCTGGCTACGGGGTGGGGGGCCAAGTAGTTTACCCTGGAGTAAATTACCCTGGCATAAATCACTGGCGACCGTATCAACTATCGGAAACGGAAATCACACGGCAACTACTATCCGTAATTCGCGAGAATCACCGGGTATGACGGATGACGATCCCCCGATCCCGGAGGCGGTCCTCACGAGCGCGACGGAGCGACTCGAGGCCGAGGAGCTCTCGCTCGCGGCCAACGAGGAGATCCTCCACGCGCTGAGCGAACTTCAGCCGGTCTATGAGAGCGAGCGGTCGTACTTCGTCCTCGGGAACTACGACCGCGAGCCAGTCCGGCGGCTGAATCTCGTCGTCGATCGGCTCAACCGTCGCTCGGACGCCTACGCCTTCCGGATGGTTGACGTTCGCGGCGAGTGGGACAACGGAATCCAAAAGTTCTGCCTGCTCGCGGATTTGGTCACCCACATCGTCGGCGTCGCCGAAAAGGAGCCAAGCGGCTTCCTGGTCGAACAGGGACTGCTCGCGGGCACAACGGAGCACTTCTCGAAGAGCTACATCCTGAAACGGGAGTATGAGGACGAGGACCGACCGTTCGGCTGGATGCAAGACGGCGTCTTCGACCTGCTCGAGGAAGAGGGCCGACTGTACCGGTGGGACACCGAGGCGGATCTCGTCGACGCCGCGGAGAAGATCCCGTGATTTCGGTCGTAGACCGGCGCTGAACGTCCGTTTACGTCTCAAACAAGGATGCCATCACCGTTGACTCAGCCTTCTGGAGGTGCTCCGCTGCGGTCGCGGTCGCACACCCCAGCTCGCGGGCGACGTCCTCGCTCGTCGCATCGCGCGGGACGTCGTAATAGCCGAGCTCGAGTGCTGTTTCGATCGCTTCGCGTTGGCGGGCGGGGAGCCGACCGACGACGCTGTCGGCAGCGACCCGTTTCCCACCGACCCGCTCGACGGTGACGCCGACTGCGTCGGGAACGCCGTCGACCGCGGCCTGGATGTCGGTCGCCGTCCCGATGACGGTGAACGTGTTCGTCCCGTCCGCGTTGCACTCGATCGGGGGTACCGTCATAAGGCTCCCGTTAGTGAAGATCTCGAACAGCGAGCGCGCGGCCCGCGAGACCTCGCCCTCGAAGAAACAGTAACACTCCCGATCGGTGATCGGGAGCACCTCGTAATCAGTGACCATCTCGTTTTCGGCGAGTACGCGTTCGAAACGGCGGTACTCGCCTTCAAGCTGGAACAGGAACGCCGTCGGCGGGGTCGCGACGTTCCAATTGACGATCAGTGCTCGCTCGAGATAGCTCGCTCCGCCCGCGAGGCGGTCGTATATCGGCGGTGCGTAGCTCCCTTGCGGACGCAGTGTTATGCAAACACGTTTCATAGATTTACGTGTCGAGATGGGGGTAAAAATGGTTGCTCTGCTGCCTGTTGTATTCGAATGGGGAACACCGGCTGCTTATAAAACCGGCCGAGATTTTCGGCCATATCGATTACTGGGTGCAGCCCCTTCGATCGAGTATGAAGCGAAACGTTGGCGGACTGGATCGAATCGTGAGGGGCGTCCTGGGTATCTGGTTGTTCGCGGTTACCG
This genomic stretch from Natrinema sp. SYSU A 869 harbors:
- a CDS encoding CBS domain-containing protein; translation: MELPTPADLRQRRTELGLTQSELADTADVSQPLIARIEGGDVDPRLSTLRRIVNALEKAESDVIRAADLMNEAVVSVAPDDPVSEAAQQMEEEAYSQLAVIQDGIPVGSISQSDLVHLDSEDRDEPIEEHMSESFPTVSKDATLDEISNLLEHYKAVMITEAGETVGIITEADIAARLS
- the tenA gene encoding thiaminase II, whose product is MATSDRLLKAGTDIWNAQKSHPFVTELADGTLDEDAFLTWVRQDYRYLLDYARVFAIAGSKAGDEETMTRLFGIAHTTLDVEMDLHRAFAADYGLSRQDLESVDKVPTCVAYTNFLLRTAYEGTLPEIAAAIYPCGQGYLDIADHMAELAPTADHRYTPFIEKYTSDEFREVVDWMQTFVDRCGERHPEQYAAMEEAFLTSARLEYRFWEMAYRQEEWGISASTE
- a CDS encoding DUF555 domain-containing protein produces the protein MGNYLVAMEAAWLVRDVDAIDDAIGVAVSEAGKRLNSEDMDYVEVEVGATGCPACGEPFDSAFIAADTALVGLALEMEVFNADSEEHASRIAKSEIGGALRDVPLSVVDMVETDADDE
- the psmB gene encoding archaeal proteasome endopeptidase complex subunit beta, with translation MRTPTHDSDFSRTVDQLADDPNPYEPEVGSMPQNDLTQADLDNVNKTGTTTIGISTADGVVIATDMRASLGGRFVSNKNVQKVEQIHPTAALTLVGSVGGAQSFISTLRAEVNLYEARRGEQMSIDALATLAGNFARGGPFFAIHPILGGVDDEGSHVYSIDPAGGVMEDDYTVTGSGMQLAYGHLEQAYEPDMSTEEAKTVAARGIKSAVERDTGSGNGVFLAEITDEGVDIHGHHDFDDVL
- a CDS encoding helix-turn-helix domain-containing protein yields the protein MKRVCITLRPQGSYAPPIYDRLAGGASYLERALIVNWNVATPPTAFLFQLEGEYRRFERVLAENEMVTDYEVLPITDRECYCFFEGEVSRAARSLFEIFTNGSLMTVPPIECNADGTNTFTVIGTATDIQAAVDGVPDAVGVTVERVGGKRVAADSVVGRLPARQREAIETALELGYYDVPRDATSEDVARELGCATATAAEHLQKAESTVMASLFET
- a CDS encoding DUF4013 domain-containing protein; translation: MGVLLEEGLRYPFRGERSLDLFAIGGLLGISVSIAFQMTVAATSTLFAPLFVAPAVMAVIVLLGYLLRVFDSTLTGDDVPPGFRPLRGLCRDGLELLVLSAAYISVSAAIVLVTLVGLTRAPIDPTSAGFMGTLLFFGASTATLVLALAFGYVYPAGIGRLANGRRLRKAIDPRGQRPVLTHVGYFTAWVFALLLVVPGWAFLLTALSSATAFGVVAAFVTFYAHVVAARLIARGYQTATADLDR
- a CDS encoding MarR family winged helix-turn-helix transcriptional regulator: MSTDVGTPGGATARELVRFVTQETRFALISNILQHPEGLPSMYELERLNPSVSDATVYKHIQKLIDAGIVEAVALPADERQQGYPWKFYRLTDEGREFLESHNLLAAEETLQRIYETISDKPEKMIKYENAPRPDVE